A DNA window from Pyrus communis chromosome 3, drPyrComm1.1, whole genome shotgun sequence contains the following coding sequences:
- the LOC137727992 gene encoding putative polyol transporter 1 — protein MAGRRAEDNAVFSQQTGSRGLSDFDPPKKPKRNKYAFGCAILASMTSILLGYDIGVMSGAAIYIQKDLKISDVQIEILLGILNVYSLFGSAAAGRTSDWIGRRYTIVLAGAIFFAGALLMGFATNYVFLMVGRFIAGIGVGYALMIAPVYTAEVSPASSRGFLTSFTEVFVNVGILLGYVSNYAFSKLPTNLGWRLMLGVGAVPCVFLALGVLAMPESPRWLVMQGRLGDATRVLNKTSDSKEESLLRLADIKEAAGIPEHCTDDVVQVPKRSKGHDVWKELLLHPTPAVRHILICAVGIHFFQQASGIDAIVLYSPRVFETAGITNSDHKLLCTVAVGLAKTIFILVATFLLDRVGRRPLLLSSVAGMIFSLGALGVGLTIIDQHHGAKMTWTTALCLTMVIAYAALFSIGLGPITWVYSSEIFPLKLRAQGCSMGVAMNRVVSGVLSMTFISLYKALTMGGAFFLYGGVAAVAWVFFYTMYPETQGRTLEDMEVLFGKFHKWREANAMLETKTQVDHGDGNNGTGAVELGTKGPAN, from the exons ATGGCCGGCCGGAGAGCTGAAGATAATGCCGTCTTCAGCCAACAAACCGGGAGCAGAGGCCTCTCAGACTTTGATCCCCCaaagaaacccaaaagaaatAAGTACGCCTTTGGTTGTGCCATTTTGGCTtccatgacttcaatcttgctGGGTTATG ACATTGGTGTGATGAGTGGAGCTGCAATTTACATACAAAAGGATCTCAAGATTTCCGACGTGCAAATTGAGATCCTACTCGGTATTCTAAACGTCTACTCCCTCTTCGGCTCCGCCGCTGCCGGAAGAACATCCGACTGGATTGGTCGCCGATACACCATAGTCCTTGCCGGGGCTATTTTCTTCGCCGGAGCTCTTCTTATGGGATTCGCCACAAACTATGTCTTTCTAATGGTCGGCCGGTTTATAGCTGGGATTGGCGTCGGGTACGCCCTCATGATCGCTCCTGTCTATACCGCCGAGGTCTCGCCGGCGTCATCTCGTGGGTTCCTCACATCTTTCACAGAG GTCTTTGTCAATGTAGGGATACTGTTGGGCTACGTGTCCAACTATGCGTTCTCGAAGCTCCCAACTAACTTGGGGTGGCGGCTCATGCTCGGCGTCGGCGCAGTCCCCTGCGTTTTTTTGGCCTTAGGCGTCTTAGCCATGCCAGAGTCGCCGCGCTGGCTCGTCATGCAGGGACGGCTCGGGGACGCGACACGTGTTCTCAACAAAACCTCAGACTCCAAGGAGGAGTCTCTGCTTCGATTAGCGGACATCAAAGAAGCTGCTGGAATCCCCGAGCACTGCACCGACGACGTCGTTCAGGTCCCCAAACGTAGCAAAGGCCATGACGTCTGGAAAGAGTTGCTCCTCCATCCAACACCAGCAGTTCGTCACATTTTAATCTGCGCCGTCGGTATCCATTTCTTTCAGCAGGCCTCGGGCATCGACGCCATCGTTTTGTACAGCCCAAGAGTCTTTGAGACGGCTGGGATAACCAACTCCGACCACAAGCTACTCTGCactgtagccgttggattagcCAAGACCATTTTCATCCTGGTCGCCACGTTTTTGCTTGATCGGGTCGGACGGCGTCCGTTGCTTCTATCTAGTGTTGCCGGGATGATATTTTCCCTCGGAGCTCTTGGTGTCGGCCTTACAATCATTGATCAGCACCACGGGGCTAAGATGACGTGGACTACTGCACTGTGCTTGACCATGGTAATAGCGTACGCCGCGCTCTTCTCTATCGGATTGGGGCCCATCACTTGGGTTTATAGCTCTGAGATCTTTCCGTTGAAGCTACGTGCCCAAGGCTGTAGTATGGGAGTGGCGATGAATAGGGTGGTGAGTGGGGTCCTCTCAATGACGTTTATTTCGTTGTATAAGGCCTTAACAATGGGTGGGGCGTTCTTTCTTTACGGGGGAGTTGCTGCTGTTGCATGGGTGTTCTTTTATACGATGTACCCGGAGACACAAGGTAGAACGCTAGAAGATATGGAGGTCTTGTTTGGCAAGTTCCACAAGTGGAGAGAAGCGAATGCAATGCTCGAAACGAAAACCCAAGTTGATCATGGCGATGGCAACAATGGAACTGGTGCGGTCGAATTAGGCACAAAAGGGCCAGCTAATTAG